TTCAGGGTTGAATCCCCTGCCTATAGCTTTTACTATGTAACGAGCTTTCCACACTGATAAAGGGTCTTCTGTTTCTTCTGTAGGTGATATTGCAACGGTTCCAGCTTCGCTGTCTATTGTAATTTTTGTTTTTGTTAAATTTTCAATTTCGTCCTTTGTAATGCCGTTTTTCCCAATAACAACCCCTACTCTTTCACGGGGAATTTTGAGGTATTCTGTGTTTGGCATGATTTCACCTCAATTTATATAAATAATATTCATATCCTTTTTAATATACTTTTCTATCCTCATAAATCCATAATTTTACTTTTAATCTGATCCTTAGATATCTGGAGGCCCATTTTTTTGAAATCTCTATATAAGTTGTCTATATCTCTTTTTAAAAGCTCCCTTGATATTGGATGGTCAACCATAACACCCTGGGATATGTCGATTATAACAGGTTCACCATCATCTATTAAGATATTGTAACCGGATAAGTCACCATGAACTAATTTAGCATCTTTATAAAGTATTTTAACATATTCCAATATTTTATTTGCAACATATTCAGGATCTGATATTTTGGATTGTCTCATAAGTTGTGCGGGATTTCCAATATCGTCTCCTATGAATTCCATGACCAAAACATTATTTTTCGCGATTATTGGTCTTGGTACTCTAACACCCACTTCTTGAGCTCTTGTTAGATTCCTTAATTCCTTTGTAACCCATGTATTAATAAGCTGGCGTTTGTTGGAAGTTCTTACATTGAATCTAGGGTCTCCCTGAATATAATACTGCATTTTCTTAAAATCAGATGTTCCTACCCTATATATTTTAACAGCAACAAAGTTTCCATCGTCGTCAATTCCTTTGAAGACATTTGCCTCTTTTCCAGTACTTATGGCTCCCTGTAACTTGTTTATGTGGCCCATTTTTGCAAGTTTGTAGAGTGTTTCAAGTGTAAGTCTATCAAAAACTTCACTTCCAACTCTTCTGTCTTCATCACCCTTTAAACGTTTCTCTGACAAGAGTTTTCTCAAGTCATTATCAGCTTTAGATACTTTAGAGCACATGAAATTTTTCACCAGTTATAAAAGAGCCTAAATTATTTATTAATATCATAAGTGATTAAAGAACAATATTTAAAAATCATTTAAATCAATTTAAAGCTCAAAAAGCTTAAAATAGTATGATTTATTAAACAGTCAGAATAAATCATTTCATTAATTCTAACCATTTTTTAAATTATTTTAGATAATGTTAATTTTAATTAGAGTTTCAAGTAGCCCCTTCTTTCAAGCCAGTTAGCTTCTGTTCGAGTGTATCTCCATATAACATCTGCTTTTTCATCGCTCTGGAAGTCCCATGGCTTTATTAAAACCACATCTCCTTCTCTTATCCAGATTCTTTTTTTCATTTTACCTGGAATTCTTGAAAGTCTTGTTTTACCATCTGCACATCGTACTTTGAGTTTTCCATGGCCGAGTATCTGCTCGACAACGCCTGGTATTTCACCTCTCCTTGGTGATCTTACTCTCCTCATTTCTTGTGGGCCTTGATTTTGTCCTCTTCTCAAATACTCTCCTCCTTAACTTAAAGCAGTTCATGATCATCAATGAAATTTTATAAATATGTTTAGCAACAGTTTAAAAACCATCTTTAAGAGTTATCAATTTTAATATATATTTCCATTGATCATTTAATCTTACTATTTATATAGTGTTTTGGGGTATATAAAAAAGCGCATTTATCATTGATATGATACATCTCAAAAACATTTTCTCACATTTGATTCATAACCTGCAAAAGCTAAATTCTTACATTTACGAACCCATTAAATATTTGTTAGAATTTCATCTCATAATCAGAAACTCTTTGATCCACTTCAACATTTTTTCTTGACTTTTCAAAAGAATCAAATGTTATCTGAAGTAAAATCAAATAAAATTTCATATTCATGTTCTAACAGTTCAAGTGAGTCATGATCCTTATTTTACAGTATGAATCTTTTTGTATTAGAGGATTATCTCTAACAATTTTTTGATAAATCTCAAATATGTTCCGGTAGGTCTTAGAATTTTTGAACTAGTGTTAGGAAATAAGATCGTCATCTTTCTTGAATACTCCTAGATTATAGAATATGCTTTCATCCTCAGACGTTGAACGAATATCGATCACATTTACAACACCCTCCTTTCAATAAAAATACTATGTATTGGGTATACTTTGACAGTTGAGTAAGAGTATATGAAAAGTAATGATTCATTAGTAACTATAAAATGTATCAATTAAATATACAATATCTGAAAGATCATTTGAAATCATCAAATAAGAATCGAAAAATCGAATGTGGTAACATGGGACAAGAATTTTTAAATATAATGGATCCTGAAGATGTAAAAAAGATTATAGATGATATTCCAACGAATAAACGGGTAGAAAAGGTATTACTTGGTGACTCTCTCAATAGAGTTATTGCTGAGGATGTGCATGCAACTATAAATCTCCCACCTTTTAGAAGGACTTCAATGGATGGATATGCTGTAATAGCAGAGGATACTTTTAATGCATCTGAAGATTATCCAGTTAGTTTAAAACTTATTGAAGTAATAGGTGCAGGAGATGTTCCTGAAAAAAAACTGACAAGTGGATTTTGTACCGAGGTTTCAACAGGAGCACCTTTACCCTCAGGCACCACAGGGGTGGTGATGGTAGAATTTACCGAGAGTCACAATGGGGAAATACTTATCTACGAAAGTGCTGCAATTGGCCAGAATATAACAAAAGAAGGATCGGATGTAAAAGAAGGAGAACTACTACTTCCAAGGGACACTAGGATAACTCCTGATAAAATAGGAGTTTTAAGTGCAATTGGAATGAAAACAGTGACAGTTTATCAGAAACCCCGGGTAGCAATCATATCTACTGGAAACGAGATAATAAATCCCAATGATAAGTTGACCTATGGTAAAATTTATGATATAAATTCCATGACAATTTCAAGTGCTGTTAAGGCATGTGGTTGTATTCCCGTACATACAGATATAGTTGAAGATGATTTCAGCGCTTTAAAAAATAAGATAAATGAATTTAAAGATGTTGATTTAATATTAACATCAGGTGGTACATCTGCAGGCACGGGGGATGTATTAAGGGAAGTACTGGATGATCTGGGCGAAGTTATTGTCCATGGTGTGGCAGTTAAACCAGGTAAGCCAACAATAATTGGCAGATTAAAAAATGATGAAGGTTTAAAATATTTATTTGGCCTTCCAGGAAACCCAGTTGCTGCATTAATGGTTTTTCGTGTCTTCTTTGCACCATTTTTAATGAAAATGGCATCCATAAGTACATTAACCCATTCAGATGATAATGTTCAGACACTTAAACTTTCTCGCAGATATCGTCCTGCGAGAGGAAGACTTCATTATGTATTGGTGAAAATTGAAGGAAAAAACGCAATTCCAATTTTAAAAGATTCTGGTGCGATATCTTCTCTTGCAGAAGCTGATGGTTTTATACAAATACCAAAAAATATTGAAATACTTGAAAAAGGAGAATCAGTCCAAGTTTTCCCACTAGTTGATTTTTAACAATAATAGATCATATATCAAAAAGATCCCCTAGAACAACTTTTTTATTTGTTTGCACAAGTTTTGGAATTTTTCCAAGGGTTCCAGCTGACTCTCCAACAACAACAAGCACGCCCCGCATGAATTTTCTGAAATCTTCAGCCCTTTCAAGCGATTTCTGTACTGCATCATGATCCTTGTCTCCAAGTGCATTGTTTGCAATGGAAGTTGCAAGTGCATCTGCAATACTTGCTTCTTCTGCGAAAACAGTGACAGAATCTGACCGTCCAAAGCTTATTGAATGTCCCACCGTACCTGAGGACGTGCATACTCCCATTGGTGTTTTTCCAAACTTAATTTTAAATCCAAGCTCT
This sequence is a window from Methanobacterium sp. SMA-27. Protein-coding genes within it:
- a CDS encoding serine protein kinase RIO, with protein sequence MCSKVSKADNDLRKLLSEKRLKGDEDRRVGSEVFDRLTLETLYKLAKMGHINKLQGAISTGKEANVFKGIDDDGNFVAVKIYRVGTSDFKKMQYYIQGDPRFNVRTSNKRQLINTWVTKELRNLTRAQEVGVRVPRPIIAKNNVLVMEFIGDDIGNPAQLMRQSKISDPEYVANKILEYVKILYKDAKLVHGDLSGYNILIDDGEPVIIDISQGVMVDHPISRELLKRDIDNLYRDFKKMGLQISKDQIKSKIMDL
- the eif1A gene encoding translation initiation factor eIF-1A — protein: MRRGQNQGPQEMRRVRSPRRGEIPGVVEQILGHGKLKVRCADGKTRLSRIPGKMKKRIWIREGDVVLIKPWDFQSDEKADVIWRYTRTEANWLERRGYLKL
- the glp gene encoding gephyrin-like molybdotransferase Glp, whose translation is MGQEFLNIMDPEDVKKIIDDIPTNKRVEKVLLGDSLNRVIAEDVHATINLPPFRRTSMDGYAVIAEDTFNASEDYPVSLKLIEVIGAGDVPEKKLTSGFCTEVSTGAPLPSGTTGVVMVEFTESHNGEILIYESAAIGQNITKEGSDVKEGELLLPRDTRITPDKIGVLSAIGMKTVTVYQKPRVAIISTGNEIINPNDKLTYGKIYDINSMTISSAVKACGCIPVHTDIVEDDFSALKNKINEFKDVDLILTSGGTSAGTGDVLREVLDDLGEVIVHGVAVKPGKPTIIGRLKNDEGLKYLFGLPGNPVAALMVFRVFFAPFLMKMASISTLTHSDDNVQTLKLSRRYRPARGRLHYVLVKIEGKNAIPILKDSGAISSLAEADGFIQIPKNIEILEKGESVQVFPLVDF